One Actinospica robiniae DSM 44927 genomic region harbors:
- a CDS encoding DUF397 domain-containing protein, which yields MDRPDVSSLEFRKSTFSGGNGGGCVEVAELPDGGRAVRDSKQGGAGPVLWFNTVEWEAFLNGAKSGEFDDRH from the coding sequence ATGGATCGTCCCGACGTGTCGAGCCTCGAGTTCCGCAAGTCCACTTTCAGCGGTGGCAACGGTGGCGGCTGCGTTGAAGTGGCCGAACTGCCGGACGGCGGGCGGGCCGTGCGCGATTCCAAGCAGGGCGGTGCCGGTCCGGTTCTCTGGTTCAACACCGTCGAATGGGAGGCGTTCCTCAACGGCGCCAAGAGCGGTGAATTCGACGATCGGCACTGA
- a CDS encoding DUF5753 domain-containing protein: MEIESRAAAIQSWDPQNVPGLFQTEAYAHELIAAYRGNDTDALVAARMARQDTVLVPSGPQVWTVIDEAVLHQPVGSREVWAEQLARLVKLGRSPGRVVQVLPFAAGAHACSDGAVILLSFNDGPDIAFADGPGQGRVEERHKVVRGFRLRYDLVRAQALSPQASLGLIASMIKEHT; encoded by the coding sequence GTGGAGATCGAATCGCGTGCTGCTGCCATCCAGTCGTGGGATCCGCAGAACGTACCGGGCCTTTTCCAGACCGAGGCCTACGCCCATGAACTGATCGCTGCGTACCGCGGGAATGACACGGACGCGCTCGTCGCCGCGCGTATGGCACGCCAAGACACCGTACTCGTTCCCAGCGGTCCTCAAGTCTGGACCGTGATCGACGAAGCCGTCCTGCATCAGCCTGTCGGCTCGCGTGAGGTTTGGGCGGAGCAACTCGCACGCCTGGTGAAGCTGGGGCGTTCGCCTGGCCGCGTCGTGCAGGTTCTGCCGTTCGCGGCCGGCGCTCACGCATGCTCGGACGGGGCGGTGATTCTGCTCAGCTTCAACGATGGGCCGGACATCGCCTTCGCTGACGGACCTGGGCAGGGAAGAGTGGAGGAGCGCCACAAGGTAGTCCGCGGCTTCCGGCTTCGATACGATCTCGTCAGGGCGCAAGCTCTGTCCCCGCAGGCCTCCTTGGGGCTGATCGCGAGCATGATCAAGGAGCATACGTGA
- a CDS encoding GNAT family N-acetyltransferase yields the protein MITLAPARPEDAADLVGLMNELERFYGGEPGELFEEQVGQIGDALFSNSPAGHVVLARDGNNAAGFASYSFLWPAAGFTRSLYLKELYVAEKYRRRGVGRLLMDELHELAREHQCSRVEWTTDTPNDGARRFYEHLGYAEGAASKILYRSTL from the coding sequence GTGATTACACTCGCGCCCGCCCGGCCGGAAGATGCCGCCGACCTGGTCGGCCTGATGAACGAGCTCGAGCGTTTCTATGGCGGCGAACCTGGCGAGCTGTTCGAGGAACAGGTGGGCCAGATCGGCGACGCCCTGTTCAGCAACAGCCCAGCCGGCCACGTCGTGCTGGCCCGGGACGGGAACAATGCCGCCGGGTTCGCCTCGTACTCCTTCTTGTGGCCAGCGGCCGGTTTCACACGCTCGCTATACCTCAAGGAGCTGTACGTGGCCGAGAAGTATCGTCGGCGGGGCGTTGGCAGGCTGCTGATGGACGAGCTGCACGAGCTCGCTCGAGAGCACCAGTGCAGTCGAGTCGAGTGGACGACCGATACACCTAACGATGGTGCCCGCCGCTTCTACGAGCACCTCGGGTACGCCGAGGGTGCTGCTTCGAAGATCCTTTACCGGTCGACGCTTTAA
- a CDS encoding helix-turn-helix domain-containing protein has protein sequence MNERLRTLRLDRGWTQQQLADAVRTEVLRATGQHCAVDSAWVGRLERGAIKWPGAQYRAALRTVLGGATDAVLGLAGSRTVIGSAKAAIEPAAGHFEQLRRSLVGSVSDGALSNMVIDDFEQMVVRYGLLSRDHPAGLLLEDLTADLAQVQSLIERPRALSTAFALTRLAANMCGLICLTLVKLDRRPEFRRWARVARVAARETGDSATVSWVLAQEAYGHYYADDLEEALAAARDAQSATTGGRGVGAVLAAALEARILGTQGNRQGCVRAIGLAEERLGMLPADQVNDSAFGYDEGQLRFHEGNAYTRLGDTAAAWLAQQRALELTGAADYMDQALTRLDRATCLVADGDTATGLAYAADTMSALEDQQRAGIISLRGKQLLATLESSQGRKLPAAALLRDRLMTFDSTAGRP, from the coding sequence GTGAATGAACGGCTTCGCACGCTGCGGCTCGATCGCGGCTGGACCCAGCAGCAGCTTGCCGACGCTGTTCGCACTGAGGTGCTCCGGGCCACGGGCCAGCACTGTGCAGTCGATTCCGCGTGGGTGGGGAGACTGGAGCGCGGCGCGATCAAGTGGCCCGGCGCACAGTACCGCGCGGCGCTGAGGACAGTCTTGGGAGGGGCCACAGACGCCGTCCTTGGCCTGGCCGGCTCCCGCACCGTGATCGGCTCGGCGAAGGCGGCCATCGAGCCCGCCGCCGGGCACTTCGAGCAGCTCAGGCGATCGTTGGTGGGATCCGTCAGCGACGGCGCGCTCTCGAACATGGTCATCGATGATTTCGAGCAGATGGTTGTTCGCTACGGTCTGCTCTCCAGAGACCATCCGGCCGGACTATTGCTGGAGGATCTGACGGCGGATCTGGCCCAGGTCCAGTCGCTGATAGAGCGGCCACGCGCCTTGTCGACCGCGTTCGCGCTGACCCGTTTGGCCGCCAACATGTGTGGCTTGATTTGCCTGACGCTGGTCAAACTGGACCGCCGGCCCGAATTCCGCCGCTGGGCGCGGGTGGCCAGAGTAGCTGCCCGTGAGACCGGCGATTCCGCCACAGTCTCGTGGGTGCTGGCCCAGGAGGCCTACGGGCACTACTACGCCGACGACCTTGAAGAAGCGTTGGCCGCGGCGCGGGATGCCCAGTCCGCGACCACTGGCGGTCGCGGCGTAGGCGCAGTCCTGGCCGCTGCCCTTGAGGCTCGGATTCTCGGTACCCAAGGCAACCGGCAGGGATGCGTGCGCGCTATCGGACTGGCGGAGGAACGTCTCGGCATGCTGCCTGCGGACCAGGTCAATGATTCGGCATTCGGATATGACGAAGGACAGCTGAGATTTCACGAGGGCAATGCGTACACGCGCCTGGGTGATACGGCCGCAGCGTGGTTGGCTCAGCAGCGGGCGCTGGAGTTGACCGGCGCCGCAGACTACATGGATCAGGCGCTCACCAGGCTGGATCGGGCCACCTGCCTCGTTGCCGATGGTGACACAGCCACAGGGCTCGCATACGCTGCGGATACCATGAGCGCTCTCGAGGATCAGCAACGCGCAGGGATCATCTCGCTGCGTGGCAAGCAACTGCTGGCCACGCTGGAATCATCGCAGGGCCGCAAGCTTCCGGCAGCTGCTCTGTTGCGCGACCGATTGATGACTTTCGACAGCACCGCAGGCCGACCGTGA
- a CDS encoding helix-turn-helix transcriptional regulator produces MPADLTNNAVRNARILASQGMDPARIARDFGFDLEALRDAIEGVTFQYITDPPKVRCKTVGIAETSDEHITEVQLDGHRLRRIRTGRLRLSQGQFAAELREAGQALGMPNRCTKRLIQRWERGEHKMPSIGYRLALAHVIGTGVEAIYQRVLPEVVDDTMQQLAAVLPVFAETYNKLVELNAHLVHQTTRAGAAQPAERHAGARAAGNV; encoded by the coding sequence ATGCCTGCTGATCTCACCAATAACGCGGTCAGGAACGCCCGCATTCTGGCGTCCCAAGGTATGGATCCTGCGCGGATTGCGCGCGACTTCGGCTTCGATCTCGAAGCATTGCGAGACGCGATCGAGGGCGTGACTTTCCAATACATCACCGACCCGCCCAAAGTGCGCTGCAAGACCGTTGGCATCGCCGAGACCTCGGACGAACACATCACCGAGGTCCAACTTGACGGACATCGCCTGCGCAGGATCCGCACTGGACGACTTCGCCTCAGCCAGGGGCAGTTCGCCGCCGAGCTTCGCGAAGCCGGACAGGCGCTCGGCATGCCAAACCGATGCACGAAGCGCTTGATTCAGAGGTGGGAACGCGGTGAGCATAAGATGCCGTCCATCGGCTACCGCCTCGCCCTAGCCCACGTTATTGGGACTGGAGTGGAAGCGATCTATCAGCGGGTGCTCCCTGAGGTCGTTGACGACACGATGCAGCAGCTCGCTGCAGTCCTGCCGGTATTCGCCGAGACGTACAACAAGCTGGTCGAGCTCAACGCACACCTCGTTCACCAGACCACGAGGGCTGGCGCTGCGCAACCTGCTGAGCGTCACGCTGGCGCCCGCGCTGCCGGCAACGTGTGA
- a CDS encoding SAF domain-containing protein, with product MAISAVSVPAVSGMLSSTQKVMVAAADLPAGHVLTRSDFTLVDADASSSYVIPAVEMTQVIGKTLHVEVPKNTLLAAGDFGTYPPAGMAEVAFKVTPGTYPPQLAAGQRVAVMPPDPAQSVAQPAAPATPNSPVVGQVLSIAPEPNANDGGSVVVLLVPIASAAAVTAAQGGSLVGLDANGDAS from the coding sequence GTGGCGATCAGCGCGGTGAGCGTTCCGGCGGTCAGCGGCATGCTTTCTTCTACGCAGAAGGTGATGGTCGCCGCAGCGGACCTTCCAGCTGGGCACGTCCTGACGCGCTCGGACTTCACGCTCGTCGATGCCGATGCCTCGTCTTCTTACGTGATCCCGGCCGTCGAGATGACGCAGGTGATCGGCAAGACGCTCCACGTCGAGGTCCCGAAGAACACGCTGCTCGCCGCCGGCGATTTCGGAACGTACCCGCCGGCCGGTATGGCCGAGGTTGCGTTCAAGGTCACGCCCGGGACGTATCCCCCTCAGTTGGCCGCGGGGCAGCGCGTCGCGGTGATGCCTCCTGACCCGGCGCAGAGCGTGGCGCAGCCCGCAGCGCCCGCGACGCCGAACTCGCCGGTGGTAGGTCAGGTTCTCTCGATCGCACCTGAGCCGAATGCGAACGATGGTGGGAGCGTGGTCGTTCTGCTCGTCCCGATCGCATCGGCCGCGGCGGTCACGGCAGCTCAGGGTGGCAGCCTGGTCGGCCTGGACGCGAACGGCGACGCCTCGTGA